From Daphnia pulicaria isolate SC F1-1A chromosome 4, SC_F0-13Bv2, whole genome shotgun sequence, one genomic window encodes:
- the LOC124336868 gene encoding uncharacterized protein LOC124336868: MPGCGFSGLKGIALLSVMHQVDAEISADWNTGDGGFKWRTNCDFPGDDIGQIPLTIATREECGRLCIANPQCSHFVFGYLENCYMKKAPSMPPRQDIDYESIAICGFIPWRLGSEPGGDDWKSNSSSGIQNCDFYGNNSLILTTECRQAQDCSFWYEQVRPTEGSSACKLVDGSSGSCCPQLPKRVGVENLTDWNIGDGGFKWRTNCDFPGDDIGQIPLSVATREECGRLCIANPQCSHFVFGYLENCYMKKAPSTKSRQDIDYESTAICGIIPWRFGSETGIDDWKSISGNGTHNCGFHGNNSLILTEECRQAKDCSFWYEQVLSTNGSTACKLVDGSSGSCCPQLPKRMIAENLTDWNPGDGGFKWRTNCDFYHDDIGQFPLTAALGKECGRFCIANPQCSHFAYGYGQNCYMKKAPSMPPRQDIDYEGKAICGFIPWRFGSEPGKDDWRSISSSGVRNCSFYGNNSLILTTECRQALDCSFWYEQVRPTEGSSACKLVDGSSGSCCPQLPKRTQYIRMIPGGSERIIDAGTTLTLTCVYAFENENQRNTFNFSWEIPDYLSKNAELSDLDNRLRKTFGRNETHMTSTLSLVNARARDTGDFGCRGIPYGFANTFTVNQYVYVFNDTELVIVEANEYYFDIPLGKTNYPINCKSNNPDVNVSLIYQQKFTARAKNLSEPKSDLLSDPNSNWSFEIRNGLKLKKAKIDDNGIFNCIGTYANKKHTRDLFLFIAGMELARIDGVGDPLEGSNVTLSCRTYQYTASSTPPKWSYQINGNGKMQIIDEINPPEGIQIIKDKFDYSSKTLYENKLYISDISSNAYAFQCQGSGFTENISFRVKELNGDSKLKSVQLEKNIAQNLTCFQGAQNTRITWFKDGKEYSGPVYSDGTSSTLPLQGKMGENGSYACQWKVSFPGDMKYRNFTVSYLDRIPENVETVVIAVSTTFAVLLLVLIVIVGVKFYYDKNQRVSQEALMRLLNGNANQINNQSPIEDQVEFLPYDRRWEFPRSRLKLGGQLGVGCFGRVVKAEAVGLKDSEETVKTVAVKMVRSEANVTAMEALISELKILVYLGSHLNVVNLLGACTKQMHKGELLVIVEYCRFGNLQSFLINHRKNFVNLVDEFGNLKTQDELESHFTRSKWEENSSQVKTSDSQADDHPGVNSSSEFLDVSISNLQDLDGNLDRPISTTDLISWSFQIARGMDYLVSKKVLHGDLAARNILLAADGVAKVADFGMAKKMYYDENYEKGGRGLMPVKWMAIESLIDRIFSSQSDVWSYGVVLWEIFSLGRVPYPGMDVGHILMKEIQKGYRMDKPELALNFFGEMMADCWKSDPKERPTFSQMEETICSHMESSVSSDYFNMNAPYAKLNEEKENATPQDQFGLAKLLSREKPGVQSKRGATARYSMFPMRFSKRDADSNL, translated from the exons GGGGTGATGACTGGAAAtctaacagcagcagcggtatTCAAAACTGTGATTTTTATGGCAACAACAGTTTAATTTTGACGACAGAGTGCCGACAGGCTCAAGATTGCTCCTTTTGGTATGAACAAGTTCGTCCCACTGAAGGATCATCAGCCTGTAAATTAGTAGATGGAAGTTCAGGATCATGTTGCCCACAACTCCCTAAAAGAG TGGGCGTCGAGAATTTGACAGATTGGAACATTGGCGACGGCGGATTCAAATGGCGGACCAACTGCGACTTTCCCGGTGACGATATAGGACAAATTCCACTTTCGGTTGCAACCAGAGAAGAGTGTGGTCGACTTTGTATTGCCAATCCGCAATGCAGCCATTTTGTGTTTGGTTATCTGGAGAATTGTTATATGAAGAAGGCGCCATCAACGAAATCTCGTCAAGATATCGATTATGAGAGCACAGCCATTTGTGGCATCATTCCCTGGAGGTTTGGATCTGAAacag ggATTGATGACTGGAAATCTATCAGCGGAAATGGTACTCATAACTGCGGTTTTCATGGCAATAACAGTTTAATTTTGACGGAAGAGTGTCGACAGGCCAAAGATTGCTCCTTTTGGTACGAACAGGTTCTTTCGACTAATGGATCAACAGCCTGTAAATTAGTAGATGGAAGTTCAGGATCGTGTTGCCCACAACTCCCTAAAAGAA TGATCGCCGAGAATTTGACAGATTGGAACCCTGGCGACGGTGGATTCAAATGGCGGACCAACTGTGACTTTTACCATGACGATATAGGGCAATTTCCTCTTACGGCTGCTCTCGGAAAAGAGTGTGGTCGATTCTGTATTGCTAACCCGCAATGCAGCCATTTTGCATATGGTTATGGACAGAATTGTTACATGAAGAAGGCGCCATCAATGCCCCCTCGTCAAGATATCGATTATGAGGGTAAAGCAATTTGTGGTTTCATTCCCTGGAGATTTGGATCTGAACCGG GGAAAGATGACTGGAgatccatcagcagcagcggtgTTCGTAACTGCAGTTTTTATGGCAACAACAGTTTGATTTTGACGACAGAGTGCCGACAGGCTCTAGATTGCTCGTTTTGGTATGAACAAGTTCGTCCCACTGAAGGATCATCAGCCTGTAAATTAGTAGATGGAAGTTCAGGATCGTGTTGCCCACAACTCCCTAAAAGAA CCCAATATATTAGAATGATTCCTGGTGGGAGTGAACGAATAATCGACGCGGGAACAACCCTCACGTTGACGTGCGTCTACGCCtttgaaaacgaaaatcaaAGGAATACGTTCAATTTTTCGTGGGAAATTCCAGATTACTTATCCAAAAATGCGGAA TTGAGTGACCTGGACAATCGCCTTCGCAAAACGTTTGGAAGGAACGAGACCCACATGACATCGACGTTGTCTCTGGTCAACGCAAGAGCCAGAGACACTGGAGACTTTGGTTGTAGGGGTATCCCTTACGGCTTTGCAAACACATTTACAGTGAATCAATACGTCTATGTATTCA aTGATACGGAACTTGTAATAGTCGAGGCTAATGAGTATTACTTCGACATTCCTCTCGGTAAAACTAATTACCCTATCAATTGCAAATCCAACAATCCGGATGTCAACGTTTCTCTCATCTACCAACAAAAATTTACAGCAAGAGCTAAAAACTTGTCGGAACCAAAA AGCGATTTGCTGTCAGATCCAAATTCAAATTGGTCTTTCGAAATAAGAAATGGACTAAAACTCAAGAAAGCGAAGATTGACGACAATGGCATTTTCAATTGCATAGGGACCTATGCAAATAAGAAACATACAcgtgatttatttttgtttatcgcTG gAATGGAACTCGCAAGAATTGATGGCGTAGGTGACCCTTTGGAAGGAAGTAACGTTACTTTAAGCTGCCGAACTTACCAATATACCGCGTCCTCTACTCCACCAAAATGGTCCTATCAAATTAACGGAAACGGAAAAATGCAAATAATTGATGAAATTAATCCACCTGAAG GTATTCAAATCATAAAGGACAAATTTGACTATAGTAGTAAAACACTATACGAAAATAAACTTTACATTTCCGACATAAGTTCAAATGCCTATGCCTTTCAATGCCAAGGAAGTGGATTcactgaaaatatttcatttcgcGTTAAAG AATTAAATGGCGACTCTAAGCTTAAATCTGTTCAACTTGAGAAGAATATCGCTCAAAACTTAACTTGCTTTCAAGGAGCTCAGAATACTCGCATCACATGGTTTAAG GATGGGAAAGAATATTCAGGACCAGTCTACTCTGACGGAACCTCTTCAACCTTACCGCTGCAAGGAAAGATGGGTGAAAATGGAAGTTACGCTTGTCAGTGGAAAGTCAGCTTTCCAGGTGATATGAAATACAGAAATTTCACGGTCTCTTACCTTGACAGAATCCCAGAAAATGTCGAGACCGTCGTCATCGCCGTTTCTACAACATTTGCCGTTTTACTTTTGGTACTAATTGTCATCGTTGGAGTTAAATTTTATTACGACAAg AACCAACGAGTTTCACAGGAAGCGTTAATGAGATTGCTGAATGGAAATGCCAATCAAATTAATAACCAGTCACCAATTGAAGACCAGGTAGAGTTCCTTCCCTATGATAGACGCTGGGAATTTCCAAGAAGTCGACTGAAACTcg GAGGCCAGCTTGGAGTTGGGTGCTTTGGTCGTGTAGTCAAAGCGGAAGCAGTGGGACTCAAAGACTCTGAAGAAACTGTCAAAACAGTTGCCGTCAAAATGGTTCGGTCGGAAGCCAACGTCACAGCAATGGAAGCTCTCATCAGTGAACTAAAAATTCTCGTCTACTTAGGATCGCACCTCAACGTCGTCAATCTGCTGGGAGCCTGCACTAAGCAAATGCACAAAG GAGAACTTTTAGTGATCGTTGAATATTGTCGGTTCGGCAATTTGCAATCGTTTTTGATAAACCACAGGAAGAACTTTGTTAATTTGGTGGACGAATTTGGGAACCTGAAAACGCAAGACGAATTAGAAAGCCATTTCACCAG GTCAAAATGGGAAGAAAACTCATCGCAAGTCAAGACGAGCGATTCGCAAGCTGACGATCATCCTGGCGTGAATTCATCCTCTGAATTTTTAGACGTCTCAA TTTCCAACCTACAAGATCTGGACGGAAACTTAGATCGGCCGATTTCAACAACAGATCTCATTTCTTGGTCTTTTCAAATAGCTCGAGGAATGGACTACCTGGTTAGCAAAAAG GTCCTCCATGGTGATCTCGCCGCCCGAAATATTCTACTCGCTGCCGATGGAGTTGCAAAAGTGGCTGACTTTGGAATGGCGAAGAAAATGTATTACGATGAAAATTACGAAAAAGGAGGACGa ggTTTGATGCCGGTGAAGTGGATGGCGATTGAATCCTTGATTGATCGCATCTTTTCCAGTCAATCCGACGTTTGGTCGTACGGAGTTGTCCTCtgggaaatcttttctttggGCCGAGTTCCATatcctg GTATGGACGTCGGTCACATACTcatgaaagaaattcaaaaaggatATCGGATGGACAAACCGGAATTGGCGCTCAATTTCTTCGGTGAAATGATGGCCGATTGCTGGAAATCGGATCCCAAGGAGAGGCCCACCTTCAGTCAAATGGAGGAGACTATCTGCAGCCACATGGAGTCGTCGGTCAGCTCGGACTATTTTAATATGAACGCGCCATATGCCAAGCTCaacgaagaaaaggagaacGCAACGCCACAGGATCAATTTGGATTGGCCAAGTTGCTGTCCAGAGAAAAGCCTGGAGTTCAATCCAAGAGGGGCGCAACGGCACGATATTCGATGTTTCCTATGCGGTTTTCAAAAAGAGATGCGGATTCCAATCTTTAG